In the Pyrolobus fumarii 1A genome, one interval contains:
- a CDS encoding phosphoglycerate kinase, with the protein MGSGAARLPLIEDLENHLGGLKGKKLLVRVDFNSPVNPQTGEIIDYSRIEAHVPTLRELLERGAALVVISHQGKPGSSDFITLEQHASILSKLLGVDVAFVDDVIGPAAREAIKKLEPGSILMLDNTRLLSEEVIEAPPEKHAKTIFVKRLAPLFDGYINDAFAAIHRSQPSIVGFPMLLPSAAGRLVQREMDALSKIFNPSVAPKVFVLGGGKVTDSVKIVEALLERKVADYILTGGLLATLLLHAKGVDIGEKNVEVLKSAGVNELVIEKARRLIEAHKDVIVTPVDFKVEIDGEVETVNVGEPIRGYIRDIGPETVKLYQERMEGAKLIVMRGPMGVMEDERFRAGTEELVEYALKSGAYVIFGGGHLASVARRVIRSEGIPAARYHISSGGGALLLYLSGKPLPGIEALKLSAAKFYGW; encoded by the coding sequence TTGGGTTCGGGCGCTGCTAGACTACCTCTCATAGAGGATCTCGAGAATCACCTGGGCGGCTTGAAGGGTAAGAAACTGCTTGTACGTGTAGACTTCAACTCCCCCGTTAACCCTCAGACAGGCGAAATCATAGACTACAGCAGGATTGAGGCACACGTTCCAACGCTACGTGAGCTGCTAGAGAGGGGGGCTGCACTAGTCGTCATATCGCACCAGGGTAAGCCAGGCTCGAGCGACTTCATAACGCTAGAGCAGCACGCCAGCATACTATCGAAACTCCTTGGTGTTGACGTGGCGTTCGTGGACGACGTTATCGGTCCGGCTGCACGCGAGGCCATTAAGAAGCTAGAGCCAGGCTCCATACTAATGCTGGATAACACGAGGCTCCTCTCCGAGGAGGTTATCGAAGCGCCACCAGAGAAACACGCGAAGACAATATTCGTTAAGAGGCTAGCTCCCCTCTTCGACGGTTATATCAACGACGCTTTTGCTGCCATACACCGCAGCCAGCCCAGCATAGTAGGCTTCCCGATGCTACTCCCGTCGGCAGCAGGCCGGCTAGTACAGCGTGAGATGGACGCGCTCAGCAAGATCTTCAACCCGAGTGTCGCGCCAAAAGTGTTCGTACTAGGCGGCGGCAAGGTAACAGACTCAGTCAAGATTGTCGAGGCGCTACTAGAGAGGAAGGTCGCCGACTACATACTAACTGGCGGGTTGCTCGCAACGCTCCTCTTACACGCGAAGGGCGTCGACATAGGCGAGAAGAACGTAGAGGTCTTGAAATCCGCCGGTGTCAACGAGCTTGTTATCGAGAAGGCCCGGCGCCTAATAGAGGCTCACAAGGACGTCATAGTGACTCCTGTTGACTTCAAGGTCGAGATTGATGGTGAAGTCGAGACGGTCAACGTTGGCGAGCCTATACGCGGTTATATCAGGGACATAGGCCCCGAGACAGTCAAGCTCTACCAGGAGCGCATGGAGGGCGCCAAGCTTATCGTGATGAGGGGCCCAATGGGCGTGATGGAGGATGAGAGGTTCAGGGCGGGTACCGAAGAGCTGGTCGAGTACGCGCTGAAGAGCGGTGCATACGTGATATTCGGCGGTGGGCACCTAGCTAGCGTCGCCAGGCGCGTGATAAGAAGTGAGGGTATACCAGCTGCCCGCTACCACATCAGTAGTGGTGGCGGTGCGCTCCTGCTATACCTCAGCGGGAAGCCCCTCCCCGGAATAGAAGCGCTAAAGCTCTCCGCGGCGAAGTTCTACGGGTGGTGA
- a CDS encoding universal stress protein — protein MTLRILAAVDQSIHAEHALRFAARMARGLNASLAVLLVLPPDYPEEQLVEKVRRILDEEGVDAQLLIRKYVPTAASPASVIVEEAEKRGFNVIVVGAKGVTGREDVSIGSSALWVAAFAPATVVIVR, from the coding sequence TTGACGCTCCGCATCCTAGCCGCAGTAGACCAGAGTATCCACGCGGAACACGCGCTCCGCTTCGCTGCTAGGATGGCGCGCGGCCTCAACGCGAGCCTAGCCGTGTTGCTAGTCCTGCCACCTGACTATCCAGAGGAGCAACTGGTCGAAAAGGTCAGGAGGATTCTAGACGAGGAGGGTGTAGATGCACAGCTGTTGATCCGCAAGTATGTCCCAACGGCTGCTAGTCCGGCTAGCGTGATAGTCGAGGAGGCGGAGAAAAGGGGCTTTAACGTGATAGTTGTTGGTGCTAAGGGTGTAACCGGCAGAGAGGATGTCAGTATAGGCTCCTCGGCTCTGTGGGTAGCTGCTTTCGCGCCAGCAACGGTCGTGATTGTGAGGTAG
- a CDS encoding SPOUT family RNA methylase: MSECNLVIVKTELGAERIAASRIRDLDPLAKVEAAPRGLRGMVLVEPGGLSKDELARLIEERVPEAGRVIQVDACVKAELDEMARVAAELAKTRISASETFAVRTTRRGRHPYTSIDVNVVVGDAVRKATGATVNLTRPDKVVLVEIIQDEALIAIVPGSLFHRKMGPGKYPLYKLYRKISLVQMPYLGPLDACRNMGVRIGREVQNFEVAELVIAPDGPVDALQLKTFIEGVLEGIESRYEVQRKSYGREARRVPVLVQDIYQLVRERHGREPIIVLEPEGEPVTRAAWKLYEMFRNARRVSVLVGSRRGIPLGIYRFADLVIDIAPGITLSTDYAAAAALIAIGTVVHDLFARENQHS, encoded by the coding sequence TTGTCAGAGTGCAACCTCGTGATCGTGAAGACGGAGCTTGGCGCTGAGCGCATTGCTGCTAGCAGGATACGTGACCTGGACCCGCTAGCCAAGGTCGAGGCGGCACCTAGAGGGTTGCGCGGCATGGTTCTTGTGGAGCCGGGGGGCCTCAGCAAGGATGAGCTTGCGAGGCTGATAGAGGAGCGTGTACCCGAGGCAGGCCGCGTGATACAAGTCGATGCTTGTGTAAAGGCCGAGCTGGATGAGATGGCTCGTGTTGCAGCCGAGCTAGCCAAGACTAGGATATCGGCGTCGGAGACGTTCGCGGTTAGGACCACTAGGAGGGGGCGTCACCCATACACGAGTATAGACGTCAATGTAGTTGTGGGTGACGCAGTCCGGAAGGCGACCGGCGCCACTGTTAACCTGACGAGACCAGACAAGGTGGTCCTAGTAGAGATTATCCAGGATGAAGCCCTCATAGCGATAGTCCCGGGCTCGCTCTTCCACCGTAAGATGGGGCCGGGCAAGTACCCCCTCTACAAGCTATACCGGAAGATATCCCTCGTTCAGATGCCCTACCTAGGCCCTCTCGACGCTTGCCGCAACATGGGTGTGAGGATAGGCAGAGAGGTTCAGAACTTTGAGGTTGCCGAGCTAGTGATTGCGCCAGACGGGCCGGTTGACGCGCTACAACTCAAGACGTTCATAGAGGGCGTGTTAGAGGGTATTGAGTCGAGGTACGAGGTTCAGAGGAAGAGTTACGGCAGAGAGGCTCGCCGCGTGCCCGTCCTAGTCCAGGATATCTATCAGCTTGTTAGGGAGAGGCATGGGCGCGAGCCCATCATAGTATTGGAGCCGGAGGGCGAGCCCGTGACACGAGCCGCGTGGAAGCTATACGAGATGTTCCGTAACGCGCGGAGAGTGTCTGTACTCGTGGGGTCGCGGCGCGGGATACCGCTCGGCATCTACCGGTTTGCCGATCTAGTGATAGACATAGCGCCTGGTATAACACTGTCAACAGATTATGCAGCTGCAGCCGCGTTGATAGCCATAGGCACGGTGGTGCACGATCTATTTGCGCGTGAGAACCAACACTCTTAA
- a CDS encoding type II glyceraldehyde-3-phosphate dehydrogenase — MTVVNVAINGFGTIGKRVAEAVTRQPDMRLIGVSKTRPDYSAVVATRILGYNLYVPADKIEEFEKAGIKVAGTIEEMIEKADVIVDATPGGKGAEYKKLYVEKGKPAIFQGGEKADVADISFSTLCNYEEALGKRYIRVVSCNTTGLLRALCTLRKAFGLKWVRATIVRRAADPKEVKRGPVNAIVPDPAKLPSHHGVDVKTVVPDLDIMTAAVVVPTTLMHVHVVYAKLARSATREEVIRVFEEAPRIILVDASLGLKSTADLVELARDLGRRRYDIPELVIWRESITVNGDEIVWIQAVHQESIVVPENIDAIRAIFKLAKKAEDTIRVTDETLGLKKFL, encoded by the coding sequence ATGACCGTTGTAAACGTGGCTATCAACGGCTTCGGTACTATTGGTAAGCGTGTTGCAGAGGCTGTAACGAGACAACCAGACATGAGGCTCATCGGCGTCTCGAAGACGAGGCCCGACTACTCGGCCGTCGTAGCCACGCGCATCCTCGGGTACAACCTGTACGTGCCAGCCGACAAGATAGAGGAGTTCGAGAAGGCCGGGATAAAGGTGGCTGGGACGATAGAGGAGATGATAGAGAAGGCGGATGTCATCGTCGATGCGACTCCTGGCGGTAAGGGCGCAGAGTACAAGAAGCTCTACGTCGAGAAGGGGAAGCCAGCCATCTTCCAGGGCGGCGAGAAGGCAGACGTGGCCGACATCTCCTTCTCGACGCTCTGTAACTACGAGGAGGCTCTAGGCAAGAGGTACATACGCGTAGTCTCGTGCAACACTACCGGCCTACTACGCGCACTATGCACGCTTCGCAAGGCTTTCGGCTTGAAGTGGGTGAGGGCAACCATAGTGAGGAGGGCTGCTGACCCCAAGGAGGTGAAGAGGGGCCCGGTGAACGCAATCGTACCCGACCCGGCAAAGCTGCCAAGCCACCACGGCGTTGACGTGAAGACCGTGGTGCCGGATCTAGACATAATGACCGCGGCCGTGGTCGTGCCAACCACGCTCATGCACGTCCATGTCGTATACGCGAAGCTCGCGCGCAGCGCGACACGCGAGGAGGTCATAAGAGTGTTTGAGGAAGCGCCACGCATAATCCTAGTTGACGCTAGCCTAGGGCTAAAGTCCACTGCCGACCTAGTGGAGCTCGCCAGGGACCTCGGCAGGAGGAGGTACGACATACCCGAGCTCGTGATATGGCGCGAGAGCATAACGGTAAACGGCGACGAGATAGTATGGATCCAGGCTGTCCACCAGGAGTCGATAGTAGTGCCAGAGAACATAGACGCGATACGCGCCATATTCAAGCTGGCCAAGAAGGCGGAGGACACTATACGTGTGACAGACGAGACACTCGGGCTGAAGAAGTTCCTCTAG
- a CDS encoding heterodisulfide reductase-related iron-sulfur binding cluster has protein sequence MKRVGYYPGCAVKSFTPHIVGRVEELLGRLGLEVFEIRDWVCCTGGVAEEAKKDSIERISVLNALLAKKQGAEILATSCSMCLSTLYRGLRRAPASLVESIASKLSVEPSPLPRVVHIADVLLEHASRLELDVSGRVALYPGCGYLVAHGAREARKRIKRLAKLAGLKNYGIVVGCCGFTIYAARPREASVVAKRLEEKMGDADMVVTLCPLCKLTLARFTGLKTVLLEEVVTSVSPR, from the coding sequence GTGAAGAGGGTGGGCTACTACCCTGGCTGTGCGGTCAAGAGCTTCACGCCACACATTGTAGGGAGGGTTGAGGAGCTCCTAGGCAGACTTGGCCTCGAGGTGTTCGAGATACGCGACTGGGTTTGCTGTACGGGCGGCGTGGCAGAAGAGGCAAAGAAGGACTCCATAGAGAGGATCAGCGTCCTTAACGCTCTTCTCGCGAAGAAGCAGGGAGCAGAGATACTAGCCACCTCGTGCTCTATGTGCCTCTCGACGCTATACCGTGGCTTGCGCCGGGCACCAGCGAGCCTAGTGGAGAGCATAGCATCCAAGCTTAGCGTAGAGCCCAGCCCGCTACCCCGCGTAGTGCACATTGCCGATGTGCTTCTGGAGCACGCCTCGAGACTAGAGCTTGACGTTAGCGGACGTGTCGCCCTATACCCTGGCTGTGGCTACCTAGTGGCTCACGGTGCACGAGAAGCGCGTAAACGGATCAAGAGGCTAGCAAAGCTGGCGGGGCTCAAGAACTATGGGATTGTCGTGGGGTGCTGCGGGTTTACAATCTATGCTGCAAGGCCGAGAGAGGCTAGTGTCGTAGCCAAGCGGCTAGAGGAGAAGATGGGAGATGCAGACATGGTTGTGACGCTGTGCCCTCTATGCAAGCTCACACTAGCGCGGTTCACAGGGCTAAAGACAGTGCTACTCGAAGAGGTTGTCACCAGCGTCTCTCCACGCTAA
- a CDS encoding FAD-dependent oxidoreductase, giving the protein MEKLGVYDVVVVGAGLAGLMAAIHAAQRGVSVLVVSKSHPVRSHTAAAEGGIAAWIPGASDPRDSWLQHAYDTVKGGDFLVDQHAAEILAREAYPTIMLLERWGVLFTRDEEGRIARRPFGGHRYPRTRFVEDKTGMAIMHVVYEQALRLGIDMLDEVFALDVVVWQGRVYGVVAVDLREARPLYIQAKAVVLAAGGAGMIYKHTTNNYFNTGDGYAMALRAGAALKDMEFIQFHPTALYPTDILITEAARGEGGHLINAKGERFMARYAPQWMELAPRDVVARAIATEILEGRGFEGGYVLLDLTHLGEERIRERLPTVREAARRYAGVDPAKEPIPVRPAQHYMMGGVDVDIDGHSPDVTGLFAAGETACISVHGANRLGSNSLLEAAVFGKRAGLAAASYALGRGSGEPPAEAVREPVERLYSLLRRERSGVELGEARRELREVMWVKVGLFREEKGLAEAVSRLTDLYKRVLDGIVVPSRGRGWYDLALAYETLNMVTVGLVVARAALERRESRGAHYRLDYPKRDDENYLKHSLVRLRGDSLEVGWRKVEVRRWEPGERAY; this is encoded by the coding sequence ATAGAGAAGCTCGGAGTTTATGATGTCGTTGTTGTTGGTGCTGGGCTAGCGGGCCTAATGGCCGCGATTCATGCTGCCCAGAGGGGTGTCAGCGTCCTAGTCGTATCCAAGAGTCACCCGGTTAGGAGTCACACGGCGGCCGCCGAGGGCGGTATAGCGGCGTGGATACCGGGTGCGAGCGACCCGCGAGACTCGTGGCTACAACACGCCTATGATACGGTGAAGGGTGGCGACTTCCTCGTGGATCAACACGCGGCCGAGATACTTGCTCGAGAGGCTTACCCGACGATAATGCTGCTCGAGAGGTGGGGCGTGCTATTCACGCGCGACGAGGAGGGTCGTATCGCCAGGAGGCCCTTCGGCGGCCATAGGTATCCGCGTACACGCTTCGTAGAGGACAAGACGGGAATGGCGATAATGCACGTTGTGTACGAGCAGGCGTTGAGACTCGGCATTGATATGCTCGACGAGGTGTTTGCGCTCGATGTTGTAGTCTGGCAGGGTAGAGTCTATGGCGTTGTGGCGGTTGATCTTCGCGAGGCGAGGCCCCTCTACATACAAGCGAAGGCCGTTGTATTGGCAGCCGGCGGTGCAGGCATGATATACAAGCATACCACCAACAACTACTTCAACACTGGCGATGGTTACGCGATGGCGCTTAGGGCTGGCGCTGCTCTCAAGGACATGGAGTTCATCCAGTTCCATCCAACCGCGTTATACCCCACCGACATACTCATCACGGAGGCTGCGAGAGGGGAAGGCGGCCACCTTATCAACGCCAAAGGAGAGAGGTTCATGGCGCGTTATGCACCCCAGTGGATGGAGCTAGCGCCTCGCGATGTCGTGGCGAGGGCGATCGCCACCGAGATCCTGGAGGGTAGGGGGTTCGAAGGCGGCTATGTGCTGCTCGATCTCACGCATCTAGGGGAGGAGAGGATTCGAGAGAGGCTCCCGACGGTGAGGGAGGCGGCGAGGCGCTACGCGGGCGTGGATCCGGCAAAGGAGCCTATACCGGTGAGGCCCGCGCAACACTACATGATGGGCGGTGTAGACGTAGACATTGATGGCCATAGCCCGGATGTTACCGGGTTGTTCGCAGCCGGCGAGACTGCATGCATCTCTGTACACGGGGCTAACAGGTTGGGCTCGAATAGCCTCCTTGAGGCGGCGGTGTTCGGGAAGCGTGCTGGCCTCGCAGCGGCGTCTTATGCTCTCGGGAGGGGCTCGGGAGAGCCCCCTGCTGAGGCTGTGAGGGAGCCCGTGGAGAGGCTGTACTCGTTGCTGCGCCGCGAGAGGAGCGGTGTGGAGCTTGGCGAGGCTAGGAGAGAGCTACGCGAGGTGATGTGGGTTAAGGTGGGCCTGTTCCGCGAGGAGAAGGGGCTTGCAGAGGCTGTGTCCAGGCTAACAGACTTGTACAAGAGGGTTCTTGATGGCATCGTGGTGCCGAGTAGGGGGCGTGGCTGGTACGACCTGGCGTTGGCCTACGAGACTCTCAACATGGTGACTGTTGGCCTTGTTGTGGCTAGGGCTGCTCTTGAGCGGAGAGAGAGTAGAGGCGCCCACTATCGCCTCGACTATCCAAAGCGCGATGACGAGAACTACTTGAAGCACAGTCTTGTTCGTCTCCGTGGCGATAGCCTCGAGGTAGGATGGAGGAAGGTTGAGGTGAGGAGGTGGGAGCCCGGTGAGCGCGCCTACTAA
- a CDS encoding succinate dehydrogenase/fumarate reductase iron-sulfur subunit: MSAPTKRRVVIRVKRFDPDTGRIWWQEYEVEVDRYQSLATVLQRIREEVDPTLAFQAGCRFGVCGACAVKVNGIPRLACQTLVLNEAGDEGVVTVEPLDFFPVVRDLVVDRRFIDGAFRKARAWLEPGPEPLEDGFRIEPALQKKLWKLDKCIVCGVCFSVCPLLDAGLDYPGPAAIAKLVRFSMDPRDALRDARLEDASEWIWRCLRCGLCALHCPYSIQTPGAVAEARRRLIEKRVGRPSDIRHVEAIVESVKRLGRMNEKRVFIETAGFARALREAIVLARKVGLPRPPERVSGEVLELLRGDEA, encoded by the coding sequence GTGAGCGCGCCTACTAAACGCCGTGTGGTGATCCGCGTCAAGCGGTTTGACCCCGATACGGGCAGGATATGGTGGCAGGAGTACGAGGTAGAGGTGGATCGCTACCAGAGTCTCGCGACGGTGCTCCAGAGGATAAGGGAGGAGGTTGACCCGACGCTGGCTTTCCAGGCTGGCTGCCGCTTCGGCGTCTGTGGAGCATGTGCCGTGAAGGTGAATGGTATCCCGAGGCTGGCTTGCCAGACGCTAGTGCTCAACGAGGCTGGTGATGAGGGGGTTGTCACTGTTGAGCCTCTAGACTTCTTCCCGGTCGTGAGGGATCTCGTCGTTGACAGGAGGTTTATTGACGGTGCGTTTAGGAAGGCTAGGGCGTGGCTAGAGCCTGGCCCAGAGCCTCTCGAGGACGGCTTTCGGATTGAACCGGCGTTGCAGAAGAAGCTGTGGAAGCTGGACAAGTGCATCGTGTGCGGTGTATGCTTCTCGGTGTGCCCGCTTCTAGACGCTGGCTTGGACTACCCCGGGCCAGCTGCGATAGCGAAGCTAGTACGCTTCTCCATGGATCCTAGGGATGCTCTGCGCGACGCTAGGCTGGAGGACGCTAGCGAGTGGATATGGAGGTGCTTGAGGTGTGGGCTTTGCGCGCTACACTGCCCCTATAGTATACAGACGCCTGGTGCCGTCGCCGAGGCACGACGCCGTCTGATCGAGAAGAGGGTAGGGCGGCCTAGCGACATACGCCACGTTGAGGCTATCGTTGAGAGTGTGAAGAGGCTCGGACGTATGAACGAGAAGCGGGTATTCATCGAGACTGCAGGGTTTGCACGTGCGTTGCGAGAGGCTATAGTATTGGCGAGGAAGGTGGGCTTGCCGCGTCCCCCCGAGCGTGTTAGTGGAGAGGTTCTCGAGTTGCTAAGGGGTGATGAGGCGTGA
- a CDS encoding ARMT1-like domain-containing protein — protein sequence MSYEKYSEFLAALARLVAQGGRTRAFVESFVLIYTLAGYNNPNQEVKEKINRVMIEAAPLLLERLPKNPRLALEVSAAANAVDVEMLDYRFSGSLLEALSEKPEYRYTSADEVDEILSRAKRIAILLDNAGEAVVDLIVAARLVEHGKSVTLYARSKPYETDVTVDEVRELLGVLGLQLEVRGSGTHYPPHHPASEVRNELEEYDLVLAKGIANFETFLEAPLKTQTLSLLRAKCSPLARLFNVEKGKPIIVNPHRVPLRLAGRD from the coding sequence ATAAGCTACGAGAAGTACTCCGAGTTCCTCGCGGCTCTAGCTAGGCTTGTTGCCCAGGGTGGAAGAACGCGCGCTTTTGTAGAGAGCTTTGTATTGATTTACACGCTAGCTGGTTATAACAATCCCAACCAGGAAGTGAAGGAGAAGATTAACCGTGTGATGATTGAAGCAGCCCCTCTCCTTCTCGAGAGGCTGCCGAAAAACCCCAGATTAGCTCTTGAAGTCTCAGCGGCAGCTAACGCTGTTGACGTTGAGATGTTGGATTACAGGTTCTCTGGTTCCCTCCTTGAGGCCCTGAGCGAGAAGCCAGAGTACCGCTACACCAGCGCCGATGAGGTTGACGAGATTCTGTCTAGGGCTAAGCGCATAGCAATACTCCTCGATAATGCTGGCGAGGCTGTCGTCGACCTGATTGTTGCAGCTAGGCTGGTTGAACACGGGAAGAGTGTAACATTGTACGCCCGTAGCAAGCCCTACGAGACCGACGTTACGGTTGATGAGGTACGCGAGCTGCTTGGCGTACTCGGCTTGCAGCTGGAGGTTCGAGGCTCCGGCACACACTACCCGCCGCATCATCCCGCTTCTGAGGTCCGCAACGAGCTCGAGGAATACGACCTAGTGTTGGCAAAGGGCATTGCAAACTTTGAGACATTCCTTGAGGCACCGTTGAAGACTCAAACATTGTCCCTATTGCGGGCTAAGTGCTCACCACTAGCGAGGTTGTTCAATGTAGAGAAGGGCAAACCCATCATTGTGAACCCTCACCGCGTTCCTCTGCGACTCGCTGGCCGCGATTGA